The Acipenser ruthenus chromosome 26, fAciRut3.2 maternal haplotype, whole genome shotgun sequence genomic sequence CGTCAGGACCAATTATCATGGGCACCAATTGTCATCGGGACCAATTATCGCGGGGACTAACTGTCGGTGGGACCAATTATCACAGGGACCAATTGGTGGCAGGACCAATTATCGCCGGGACCAATTGTCTGGGACGAACTGACGATGGCGAATTGTCATGGTgtatctctctctcgctctgtatacatatatatatatataatttaatttgttgGAGCGGGTGAGTGTTACATCATTCAGTGGTATAGTACCTATAGTCACGCTAATAGAGAACATCACAAATAGCTTTTAGTACTGGCAATAAGACATCATTTTGTTAAGAAAGTCAGCCACCCAAGGTGTGCTTGGATTTTAGTTGCCTTGTGAAGCCCATTAATGTGATTAGGAATCATTACCTGGTTCAGTGCTGCTGGTTTCAATATAAGAAGTAGACGTTGGAATGTTTTTTactaaaacagagaaaaaaagaaacagaaaatatgattttatatatacatagtgggtaaatttaatatgcaactgtgacagagaaagaatgaatcttggttataaatctccctcccgacctgtgagggttctgtgtaaagggaacggagtgtcccggactggatggtctgataattcattccaagggaaaggtggaagtcggtcatctagaaagggggcggagctacagtacaccaagtcatcgacccagaagggaagcgatgtggccaccacggattggaggagaaacagttgcactcgctaaccaaggggactTGACTGACGGTataaaaggggacgtagcgaggtaaTCTGCgcttttgttatggttgtgagagaaccgctgaaggaccgtGTTttataccgtgagtgttttgtgtttgttttgtttgccgtgttaattgtactgtttgtcatttatagacggctaacacttccaggagctgtcgcttaaggccagcacccaaCCCGGACTTCACTGCACTCGTACTCactaaataaattgtatttcaccacttacaCTGCAGcattcactctggacttgtgattgtgtttgtgttctgtgtgtgtttaaaatactgAGTCTATTATTAAATCCAAcatcacttgacaacagtaaaataatggaggactggcaatacacaatgatgtgtattgtgcaaaattgtaaaagtttGGTTTTACATGATAATATTACATTACCTTCAGTAGTGGATTGGTAAGTATAATCTTCAGACGTTGCTTCGATCCACTCTGAGAGAACGGAAAAAGAGACATTCATCTCAAACTTCAGGGTCTCGATACCCTGAGATAAATTATCTCGTGATCATGAGATAACGGAAGGGTAATATCGAGAGCCTGAGATAAATTATCTTGGGATCATGAGATAATGGAATGGTAATATTGAGATCCTCTAAGCTGCGGTCTATTCACAATATTGTTGCATCTGACTTCGCTAGCAGACATACTTCCAatgctgccattgtaattaatatacaATCCTTTGTGAGCAAGGTACAGAAAATCAAATATCTGCAGTAACAGTGCAAGAGAGTCCTTAGGCCATTCAGGTCTATAAAAATATGTGTACCAACAGGATGCCCCCCCCTCTCTGCTCTGCTGGCATTAGATATTGGGTCACATACTGAAGTTATCTGTGGCAAGCTCGTGTTATCCTGCATTACTCAAATAGCCATTATCTAAACGGTCAGCTTTTAAAGATATTGTGAAAGGTCTGTAAGTACTATTAAATGAAAGCATTAAAACTCTTTTAGGTAAGGCCATGCAAAGTTAGGGTAATAAAGTGTATTTAATTTCTTATTTGAACTGTTTCTAATGCCACTCCTGCGCTGTTTATACATATCCACTACTGTTTTAGACATGTGGATTTGCCTACCTTGTACAATAAGTTCTATTGGATCACTCTTTTCTACTTTCTTTCCAGAAGCGTAATTCTCTGCTTCACAATAGTATGTTCCTGCATCAGATACGGTGAGGGCAGCTTGTCTTGATAACCTTGTTTTGGTCCCATCTGATTTCTTCTTGTACCACATGTATGTGATGGGTAAAGATCCGGCAGCTGTACAAGTGAGACTGATGCTTTGACCCGCTTGGATGTAGAGTGGGGACTGGACGTTGGGCATAAATGGTTTTGAAACAGGAACTAGAACacaattgaaaataaaacatgagCATTGACTGGAACAATGTGTATGTCTATATTTAAAACCAATTCACTtgtcaaataatgttttaatagaGGTCAAACAGTTTCATACAGACACCTTCCATCTATGGAGCAGTGCTTCAGAGGACTCATTTGTTAGGTAAATGGAATCTCGGACCTGCaaactatattatatataagctgcatctccctggtgCAAGTCAGTTCCAGTCACAATAGTTAAGACTGCAAGATGTGATGCTTTGACAGAATGCTGATAGCATCCATATAAATGACTATAAAACTACTGCACATATATTTAACTGCCTCTTACCCTGGACGACAGATACTTTGATGAGCGCTGTGTCCTGCACTGTGTTTTCACTCCCATTTCTCCAGGTCACTTCACACATGTAATCTGCTCTGTCCTGGAAATACATTTCTTTCAGAGTGAGCGAGACATTCCCGACCTGGTCAGTGCTTGGAATGCTTACTCGGGATCTGTACATCGAGAGAGGAATGCTGTAGCTGAGCCTGTCCCTGTAGAGAAGAGTCTTAGTGTCTCCATCCTTCCTCATTGTCCATTTTAAACTCACTTCCGAGTATCCCGGAGAGAGCTGGTAAGTGCACGGTATGGTAACATCTCTGCCCAGAACTGCAGTGATGCTGGGCACCGCGCTCAGGTT encodes the following:
- the LOC117430643 gene encoding V-set and immunoglobulin domain-containing protein 4-like; the encoded protein is MELLFVFILPLAFSASGVDANKNLSAVPSITAVLGRDVTIPCTYQLSPGYSEVSLKWTMRKDGDTKTLLYRDRLSYSIPLSMYRSRVSIPSTDQVGNVSLTLKEMYFQDRADYMCEVTWRNGSENTVQDTALIKVSVVQVPVSKPFMPNVQSPLYIQAGQSISLTCTAAGSLPITYMWYKKKSDGTKTRLSRQAALTVSDAGTYYCEAENYASGKKVEKSDPIELIVQEWIEATSEDYTYQSTTEVKNIPTSTSYIETSSTEPVKNIPTSTSYIETSSTEPGGNAVSPASRQKGNRTLLWLYILIAALCIVVLFAVIIANVIMKKRKKKRNANDLNVTFSSHLAGANNNMEDKKYAARENEYEAMICKNENEYAAMTTDRAS